Proteins found in one Magnolia sinica isolate HGM2019 chromosome 5, MsV1, whole genome shotgun sequence genomic segment:
- the LOC131245043 gene encoding protein ABIL1-like isoform X3: MHHKPMVLDNLKDYAVRALVNAVDHLGTVAYKLNDLFEQEVSDVSTVGLKISCLNQQLLTCQTYMDKEGLRQQKLVTIIPRHHKHYILPNSVNKKVQFNPQPLTDFRQKHIQAKLRPHSSETPTSKTLSWHLASETKSTSNGTLQASQGKGDHGASGPTSEVFHLLESGEAISSTPALNHRHPASGGPASSAILRTMGATRMVMSTKTTQDSSEGTKALLAFRSFDTPGRREVSRPPVRSKSMLSAFFAKNKSAKLKSSIS, translated from the exons ATGCACCATAAACCTAT GGTACTGGATAACCTGAAAGATTATGCAGTAAGAGCTCTCGTTAATGCTGTTGATCATCTTGGCACTGTTGCTTATAAATTAAATGACTTGTTTGAGCAAGAAGTATCAGATGTCTCTACTGTGGGGCTAAAGATTTCATGTCTCAATCAG CAACTTCTTACTTGCCAAACTTACATGGATAAAGAAGGTCTCAGGCAGCAGAAACTGGTGACAATCATCCCAAGGCACCACAAGCATTACATTTTACCAA ATTCTGTCAACAAAAAGGTGCAGTTTAATCCGCAGCCACTGACTGACTTCAGGCAAAAGCACATACAAGCAAAACTACGCCCTCATTCTTCAG AAACTCCTACATCAAAAACCCTTTCCTGGCATTTAGCCTCAGAAACAAAGTCTACCTCGAATGGCACCCTGCAGGCATCTCAAGG CAAGGGAGACCATGGAGCTTCTGGACCAACTTCTGAAGTCTTCCATCTGCTGG AATCTGGTGAGGCTATTTCATCCACACCTGCATTAAATCATCGTCATCCAGCTAGTGGAGGTCCTGCGTCCAGTGCAATTCTGCGTACAATGGGCGCCACACGGATGGTAATGTCAACTAAAACGACTCAG GACTCATCAGAGGGCACCAAGGCATTGCTGGCCTTCAGATCCTTTGACACTCCTGGTCGGCGTGAGGTCTCCCGTCCGCCTGTTCGCAGCAAGAGCATGTTGTCGGCTTTCTTTGCCAAAAACAAATCAGCAAAGCTGAAGAGCTCTATCTCATGA
- the LOC131245043 gene encoding protein ABIL1-like isoform X1 yields the protein MPENPAMTFDEVSMERSKSFINALQELKNLRPQLYSAAEYCEKSYLHSEQKQMVLDNLKDYAVRALVNAVDHLGTVAYKLNDLFEQEVSDVSTVGLKISCLNQQLLTCQTYMDKEGLRQQKLVTIIPRHHKHYILPNSVNKKVQFNPQPLTDFRQKHIQAKLRPHSSETPTSKTLSWHLASETKSTSNGTLQASQGKGDHGASGPTSEVFHLLESGEAISSTPALNHRHPASGGPASSAILRTMGATRMVMSTKTTQDSSEGTKALLAFRSFDTPGRREVSRPPVRSKSMLSAFFAKNKSAKLKSSIS from the exons ATGCCGGAAAATCCGGCCATGACCTTCGATGAGGTCTCCATGGAGAGAAGCAAGAGCTTCATTAATGCCTTGCAG GAACTGAAGAACTTGAGGCCTCAGCTTTACTCTGCTGCAGAGTATTGTGAAAAGTCTTATCTTCATAGTGAGCAGAAACAGAT GGTACTGGATAACCTGAAAGATTATGCAGTAAGAGCTCTCGTTAATGCTGTTGATCATCTTGGCACTGTTGCTTATAAATTAAATGACTTGTTTGAGCAAGAAGTATCAGATGTCTCTACTGTGGGGCTAAAGATTTCATGTCTCAATCAG CAACTTCTTACTTGCCAAACTTACATGGATAAAGAAGGTCTCAGGCAGCAGAAACTGGTGACAATCATCCCAAGGCACCACAAGCATTACATTTTACCAA ATTCTGTCAACAAAAAGGTGCAGTTTAATCCGCAGCCACTGACTGACTTCAGGCAAAAGCACATACAAGCAAAACTACGCCCTCATTCTTCAG AAACTCCTACATCAAAAACCCTTTCCTGGCATTTAGCCTCAGAAACAAAGTCTACCTCGAATGGCACCCTGCAGGCATCTCAAGG CAAGGGAGACCATGGAGCTTCTGGACCAACTTCTGAAGTCTTCCATCTGCTGG AATCTGGTGAGGCTATTTCATCCACACCTGCATTAAATCATCGTCATCCAGCTAGTGGAGGTCCTGCGTCCAGTGCAATTCTGCGTACAATGGGCGCCACACGGATGGTAATGTCAACTAAAACGACTCAG GACTCATCAGAGGGCACCAAGGCATTGCTGGCCTTCAGATCCTTTGACACTCCTGGTCGGCGTGAGGTCTCCCGTCCGCCTGTTCGCAGCAAGAGCATGTTGTCGGCTTTCTTTGCCAAAAACAAATCAGCAAAGCTGAAGAGCTCTATCTCATGA
- the LOC131245043 gene encoding protein ABIL1-like isoform X2, whose protein sequence is MPENPAMTFDEVSMERSKSFINALQELKNLRPQLYSAAEYCEKSYLHSEQKQMVLDNLKDYAVRALVNAVDHLGTVAYKLNDLFEQEVSDVSTVGLKISCLNQQLLTCQTYMDKEGLRQQKLVTIIPRHHKHYILPNSVNKKVQFNPQPLTDFRQKHIQAKLRPHSSETPTSKTLSWHLASETKSTSNGTLQASQGKGDHGASGPTSEVFHLLESGEAISSTPALNHRHPASGGPASSAILRTMGATRMDSSEGTKALLAFRSFDTPGRREVSRPPVRSKSMLSAFFAKNKSAKLKSSIS, encoded by the exons ATGCCGGAAAATCCGGCCATGACCTTCGATGAGGTCTCCATGGAGAGAAGCAAGAGCTTCATTAATGCCTTGCAG GAACTGAAGAACTTGAGGCCTCAGCTTTACTCTGCTGCAGAGTATTGTGAAAAGTCTTATCTTCATAGTGAGCAGAAACAGAT GGTACTGGATAACCTGAAAGATTATGCAGTAAGAGCTCTCGTTAATGCTGTTGATCATCTTGGCACTGTTGCTTATAAATTAAATGACTTGTTTGAGCAAGAAGTATCAGATGTCTCTACTGTGGGGCTAAAGATTTCATGTCTCAATCAG CAACTTCTTACTTGCCAAACTTACATGGATAAAGAAGGTCTCAGGCAGCAGAAACTGGTGACAATCATCCCAAGGCACCACAAGCATTACATTTTACCAA ATTCTGTCAACAAAAAGGTGCAGTTTAATCCGCAGCCACTGACTGACTTCAGGCAAAAGCACATACAAGCAAAACTACGCCCTCATTCTTCAG AAACTCCTACATCAAAAACCCTTTCCTGGCATTTAGCCTCAGAAACAAAGTCTACCTCGAATGGCACCCTGCAGGCATCTCAAGG CAAGGGAGACCATGGAGCTTCTGGACCAACTTCTGAAGTCTTCCATCTGCTGG AATCTGGTGAGGCTATTTCATCCACACCTGCATTAAATCATCGTCATCCAGCTAGTGGAGGTCCTGCGTCCAGTGCAATTCTGCGTACAATGGGCGCCACACGGATG GACTCATCAGAGGGCACCAAGGCATTGCTGGCCTTCAGATCCTTTGACACTCCTGGTCGGCGTGAGGTCTCCCGTCCGCCTGTTCGCAGCAAGAGCATGTTGTCGGCTTTCTTTGCCAAAAACAAATCAGCAAAGCTGAAGAGCTCTATCTCATGA